From the genome of Lonchura striata isolate bLonStr1 chromosome 18, bLonStr1.mat, whole genome shotgun sequence:
aagagggatCAAAGGACTTGGGAATGTGCTGATGGATCCTGTCAGACTCAGACTGCACACTGAGACacacagcagggctgagcacTTTCCTTTCTCCCGATAAAATAATGAGGCGCAGGAAAAAAAGAGCGCAAAACACAACAGGCTGACGCATCTCACCTTTCACAAGGCTCACCTGACAGCTTTCTCTGACACAATAACCAAATTTCTCAATGTGGCCTACAGCTAAGTTATTTCTCACCCTGTTTCCAGGCagatttttattgtattttgaCCTCCTACTGCTGGTTAGAGAAATCCTCAGCCCTAGGATGCTGGAGGAGCTTGGACCATGCAATACAAGCACACTCCTTAAACCACAGTGCTGCAGagtcctgctgcagggaacTGCCAGCAATGAAACAGGAGAGGCAAAGTGGCTGAGCAGACACCAAGATCCTCCTCTTGCCATAGTTTAGGGAATTGGGCAGCTCTGGAAAGAATCCAAACTGCCCAAAGCTAGACTCAGCAACTTGTCAGAAACAATCCCACATCGCCATGCTGACCAAAACTGCTCCGCACGAGGAGGctgaggaggctcaggggaagACATGCAGCCTACCCAGCTGCCTCGGGACGTTCCAGGATCCACCTGCAGAATAACTCGGTGTGCGGCTTCCCAGCACATGCACAGGCAATGACATCATCCCTGCACCAGCgctcctgtggctgctgcctcGGGACTGCTGCCAGCACCGGTGTCACCGACACGGTCACTGCCTCCACTTACCCAGTCCACAACATCCTTCACGATGCCCAGCCAGTAGTACCGGCTCTGGATGCGGTGCACGGTTTTCTTCTGGCCCAGGTGGTTCCCGATTTCGGTGAAATGGCTTTCCAGGAAGACCTGACGCCTCCGCTCGGGATCCACGATCACCTCGCGCTTCTCCTCCTTCTTGGGTCCCACGTAGTAGAGGCAGCCGCCTGCGGATGCCAGAGGTTTGTCTGCAACGCCCTCCCACACTCGCCTCCAGAAAAGGGTCATTTTCCACACTGGGAAACCCAGCTGAGACACAGCTCCGGGGGCTGCGCTGCCCCCGGAGAAGCTGCTAAACTGGAATCACGCCTACGCACGCCCACGGAGCTTTTCTGCACCCAGGACTGTGTGAAATCCTCCGCTACAACAAAGCCGCCGTGGTCCCCACGGGGCAGCCGGGCAGCGGCCGTGCCGGCCCGGGCGGACCCGGCCCCGCTCGGTgccccggggcggggccggggcacgGCGCTGCCCGAGCCGCGTCCCCTCCCCGCGCCGGGGCTCCGCACATCCCCCCGTGTGTGCGGGACCGGCTTCCCCCGCGGGCTGCCCCCGGGGCGAGCCGCGGCCCGGGGCAGCCCGAccccgccgcgctgccccggTCCCCACCGTCCACGACGAACTTCTGGGCGTAGCGCTTGAGGTTCTTCCTCTTGATGGAGCAGAAGCTGGGCGGGAAGCAGCCCTCGGCCAGCAGCCGGTAGATGTCCTCGAACTTGCTGCCGTGGCCGCAGGGCTCGGCCGCCACCACCACCTCCCGCTCGGCCTCGGGCAGCGCCGCGTCCatggccgggccgggccgggccgggccgggccggggccgcgcgcccccgccgcccgtGCGCGCCCCCGCCGGCGCGGCTCAGGGAGCGTCTGCAAAGAGCCCGCGGCGGCCGCTGCCGCTCCCGGCGGAGCCGGCCCGGCAGAGAGCCCTGCGGGGcagcggccgcggggccgcgccgcggtGGCGTCACGGAGGCGACAGAAACGACGAGCGTCAAACCGGGCGGAACGGGCGAGTCCCGCCGCTCTCCGCTTCGCCCCGGTTGGGAATTTGCCGACGCGCCCTCCCGCGGACGGAAGCGGAGCGCTTTGAGGGCCGGACCGAGACGCGTCCGCCGGCAGGAAACATGTCGGCGGGCCGGCCGTTCCGCGGGTGCGCCTGCTTCTTCACCGACAACATCTTCGTGCGGCGGTTCGGGCTGCACGTGCGGTACCGGGACGGGCCGCAGCTCCGCCGGGACCACGGCCGGgtagcgcggggccgggcggggccgggcggcgggccgtgcccgcggccgcggcgctgACGGGCCCGTGTGTTGCAGGCGCTGCGGGAGCGCGGCTGCCGCAGCGAGGAGCAGCTCcgggaggtgctgagggaggtGAGCGGGGCAGCCCCACGGCCACCGCCCGGGGGGGCTCGGAGGGACGTAACACTCATCCCGGCGTGGCAGGGACACCGCccgctgctccaagccccggtgtcctgccagggatccaggggcagccaagccacggctgctctgggcaccccgTGCCAGGGCTCGcctccctcacagggaggaatttttcCCCCAGAATACCATCTtcccctgccctctgtcagtgcgaagccattccctgtgtcctgtcgcTCCAGCCCTTGGGAATTGTCTCTCTCCCATCGTTTTTTGTCGGTCCCTGCGAGGCCACACggaggtcaccccaaagcttctcctgtccAGCAGGActcctccagctgtgccagcagcgcTGCTCCACCCCTCTGCCCACCCCTCTGCCCcggggctctctgcagcagccccGGTCCCGGGGATCCCCGGCCCCCGAGGGAATTTGGGActccccggagccccccggagCCGGGGCGGAGCTCCCGGCACCGCGTCCCGACCCAGTCCCGAGGGAAGAACTCCCCATCAGCGAGGAGTTTATTCGGCCAACACCCTGCGATTAAATCCTGTCATTCAACACCTCCCAGCGGCCGCAGAGCCGCTCCCTCCTTGGATTTATTCCGCtggctcccagtgccctggTTTGTCTTCCCCTGTCCCTTCTTGCGCCAATCATTTGTAAAGGCAGCCCCGAGATGGAACCTGCAGAAATTCACCCTTTCTCACGGAATCTCTGCCTCTTTCCAAGCCAGGGACAGGGATCAGTCACTCACCAGCTCCAATGTCACCTGACACTAAGGGGACAGACAGGTTCTTTTAGGAATTCTTGGCAGAATTATGGTGGCTGTAAATCATGCTGTTAATTAAAGCTTTATTAACTGGGCATTATGATTCATACTCAGAGAATTTATGAGTAGAACAGCATAGGATTTCCCCAGGCAGAATCAATGGAGCACAACGAGCAATGTCATACAGAATTTATAAAACAAGATCCTAACTTTGGCTGTAATTTATAATCACCTCGGTCCTAAGCACTTTTAAATCACCTGGgctctctgcagatctgcacacAAGGTTTGCTGTAATAATATAAACATCATAAAGGAGACTTAATTACATaaacaaatgtaattttaataataataatgagtGACCCAGTGCTGGCAGGAAGCAGGTGACagtggctgtccctggctgggggAGGGCACAGCTCTCCCTGTCCAGCAGCAATTCCAGACCAAATTTCCCACTTAGAACTCGATATTGGCTTTTTAGGCAGTGCTGGGTTACAGATCCCTGCCCAGGGACcttggggctgggagggagaggaagaggaaggaagctGAGAAATCTGTTTGATTTGCCTGCTTGGTTCCCAAGACCTTCAGGGCCTGACACTGAGGGAAAGGGAatgagcacaggagctgcttggTCCAGGGAATGGCTGCTCACGCACCCCTCAGTAAGGACTGCTACAAATGAATCTCAGGAGGGGGAAATCAACGGGAGGAGCTGCCTGGATCAGCTGTTTGCTCTGAAAGGGCAGTTTAGCCTGTCTCCACCACACTAAGCAGTAATCCCTTCATGACAAGACTTGTCTCACTCCCACCAGGTGTCTTTATTTTGGACAATGCCTCTATTGTCAGAACAAAAGCCAGATTCAGGTGTCAGGATGCCTCCCAGCTCCTCTTGACACTTCCACAGAAAAGTCCTCGGTCACTTTTTAAGCCAGGTGTAAAGGGAACATCAACTCCTCTCAGGCATTTGGCTTTCCAGATATTTGCTGGACTTGTCTTGACCACACACTCTGTCTCCCGGAGTTGCCCCCAAACAAAAATGACTGCTTCAAAGCAATGAGCAGATTCCTGGAGCTGTTTCACTCAGCCCTGCTGATTTCTGACAGCGTGCTCTCTTGTTTACCTGCAGGTTGAGGCAgaagtgcagagaaggaaacagCTAACCCATCAGTCAGTGGAACGCAGAGCAATCATCTCCAAGTGCTACAAACCAAAACACCCAGAGGTGTACACTCTGCAGGTACACAGAAGGTTTGGAATCTCTTGcacccagaaaaaaatcacctgagatttttattttggcagtttattttcccctctcctcagGATTGCACAGTGCTGAAGCTGCACTGAATTAAAACACGGGTGTAGCATGTGAAAACTggatttaaaactttaaaaacacaaCAGCACAGTGTGCTCTCCAGGCAGGATTCCTGGTGTTCCAGCCAGGAAAGGCTTTTTCCTGCCATGTCTGTGATAATTCTGGCCAGTTACTCCTAAAAACATCCATGAACTAAAGCAAGCAGCAActcccctgccccaccaggTAAAGCACCAGTGCATTCTGCATTTCCTGCCGTGGAATTACCCGAGTGTGACTCAGCCTTGCTCCCTAGGGCCTGGGTATTTCCCTGGGAGTCCATTTCCCTCTCGGGCTGTGCAGGCTGATTGTGTTTCTGTGTGCTTTTCCCATCCCTCCCTTGACACCAGGATTCCTTCCTGGCCCCAGAATTTCTAGAAATCGAGAGGTTCTGCACATCTCCAGCTGCTGATCTCCAAGGCCTCCTGAGCTACCTCGAGTCCTTCTCAGGTAAAGAAAACAGCACCTCAGGCACACAGATCTCCCTGGTGACAGCTGTTCCCAAGGCCTgtgtggagcagctctgctgtgacagAAGCTGAGGCACTCGGGATGTTACTCCTGCCTCAGGAGGGTCTCTGGAGAGGCAGCAGTTCTGCTCTGGATCAGAGGCTGCTTTCTGCTTTCCCATCCCAGCCTGCTGATGTCTCACCAgaggctccagctgcagcagggctgggattttgGTGGTACCACACCTCACCAGGGATCCTGCTaagggagcactgggagcccagGGAGCTTGGTTTTCCCTCCCCAGGTGCTTTCCCATTGCAGACAGTTCCTGTGGGTTAGTCTGGGCTGAAACAGCTTCAGTCTAGTTTCAGTCTTTGAAAGAGAGAGCTGGGCTTTCAGCTTCCCTGGAGGCAGCCGTGgagctccctgcctgccagaAAAGCTGCCAAGATGCAGAGGGgaagaggcagagctgcctcctttcctcaaggcaaaggacagcaatgtctgtgtgcagagctccTGGATTTATCCAGGACACCAGTTCCAGACACAGCCTTCTGCTCCGGCAATGGGGGACCAGCATGAGAAACAAcaaacacagcccagggctgatCCAGGAAAtggtcccagcacagagtggagcctgtgggagctgtgctctccctgccaccagcacagTGCACTGgacaggcaggcaggagcactGGGAATCTCCCCAGCAAaccctgtcccccctgtccccacagacaAGAGGATCTATCGGCTCCCAGTGTTCACAGAGCAGTTCTGCCAGGCCCTGGTGGATGAGCTGGAGAACTTTGAGCAGTCGGATATGCCCAAAGGCAGGCCCAACACCATGAACAACTATGGGGTAGGACTCATCCTTGTGCTTCCTTAGGGGCAGCGTTCACTGTGCTCACCTCCTCACTTCCCTCCAGTCCAAGGGGGCTCTCATTTCACACTTGAGCTCACAGAGCTGAGGGAATGTTACAGGGACAGAAGAAagtgggaatgcaggggaaggggagggagttGATAGCTCGGAGCAAAGAGCACCTTCTCCTCCAAATTTAAATCAGAGACGGTTCTTAAAGAGCACTCACCCTTTGATCTTACTACTCTGTGTTTCCCCCCATCCCTCTCCACCTTGatcctccttccttttccctgtAGCTGGAGCCTTTGCTCCAAAGTGACTtgagccagcagcagggctggggaggacaGAGCAGACGAGGCTCCTGAGCTGCTCCCCCCTGCTGTCCTCGGCACAGGTTCTGCTGAACGAGCTGGGCATGGACGAGCCTTTCCTGACgccgctgcgggagcggctccgGCCCATCACGGCCCTGCTGTACCCGGAGCTGGGCGGGGCCTGCCTGGACAGCCACAAAGCCTTCGTGGTCAAGTACTCCCTGCACGAGGACCTGGACCTGAGCTCGCACTACGACAACGCTGAAGTCACCTTGAacgtttccctgggaaaagaaTTCACAGAAGGAAACTTGTACTTTGGGGATTTCAACCAGGTACTGAACACGTCCCACTCACCTCTCACCCCTCAGCTTCAAGGCATCCACTGTGCTCTGCAAAGCAGTTCTTCACTTCTGGCAGTCAAACCCGCTCTGTCCTTCCCCATGTTTTTTCATGGCTTGGTTATACAGGAGCCTCTTTCGTTGCAGTATTCCCACATCCAATACCTATATTCACTATTTTAAAGAGAGGACAGACACGGCTTCACAGTAGAAACTGGAGTGAAACAAACCATCCCCCCTTTCTGCATGTGACACTGTGAGCAGGGTGGTGCTGAGGGAGAGATTTATTTCAGATGTGACTTCAACCTAAATCTCCAGCACCTGTTTTTAGGGCAAGAGAGGGGCAGAAGCTCCCATGCAGCAGTGAAACATGAGGCTTTTTTTGCTTGAATCTCTCTAAATTCCCTCTGACCTCGGCACTGGGAATGAGGGTTTGCGCTGTGGGGTAAGGGGTGACAAATGTAAACCATCTGAGGGATTCAGTGGTGTGACAGCAAATCCCCCTGCCTTTGTTCCAGGATCCCAGCCCCGTGCCCAAGTATATCGAGGTGGAGCACGTGGTGGGCCGGGGGCTGCTGCACCGGGGGGGGCAGATCCACGGGGCCCTGCCCATCGGCTCGGGGCAGCGCTGGAACCTCATCGTGTGGATGAGATGCTCGGCAGTGCGGAACCAGCTGTGCCCCATGTGCCACAGGAAACCCCAGCTGGTGGAGGCCGAGGGCTTCGGGGACGGCTTCACAGAGCCCCaagtgcaggaggagctgccccagcccgtcAGTGCCTGTGCCCTGGGGTAGCAGGGGGGGATTTCCCCATGCtgagctgcccagagcccctTTCTGACCTCCCAGGCTGCACGAGTCCTaaaaggagcagctctgcaaagccAACCCTGCCAGGATTCCAGCTGGAAGAGCTGGAACTCGGTTCCTGAGggctcaggctggggctggaggactCTGTAAGGCACAGAAACCCCAACTCTGATCCTCTGCAGGAGCTCTGTCGGCATTTCCATGTACACAAGGAAAACACCCAAAGCGCCTTGGCCTCTCTGCCAACAGCAGCACCCCAGGTCCCACTGGAAATGGGGAAGAATGGTACAATAAACCATTTCTCTGCGTTCTTGGGGcctcctgtcctctgccaggggaggggaggagctTTGTGTTACTGAGTGGCCAGGAAGGACCAGCTCAGGAATGAGATCCAGGGGATTCATAGTGAGCTGCTGGGAATTACCATCACTGGATGTTTGTCTAACCCAGGCTCAGAAAAATCCACCAGGAGCAACGCTGAGTCCCCAGGGTAGCTGAGAGATCTCCCAAGGCTTCTTGGGAGCAGAAACTTCCCTTTCAAAGGTTTTGTGAACCTTATTAAGCTGAGTTACTATTTTGTGAACTTTATGCCGCTGAGTTCATGAGGGGTTTTCCATTGATGTGCTCAGTGCAGTAATTAGCGCACAAGGGCAGTCACGTCGGTAAGTGTGCAAG
Proteins encoded in this window:
- the OGFOD2 gene encoding 2-oxoglutarate and iron-dependent oxygenase domain-containing protein 2 isoform X2, translating into MPKGRPNTMNNYGVLLNELGMDEPFLTPLRERLRPITALLYPELGGACLDSHKAFVVKYSLHEDLDLSSHYDNAEVTLNVSLGKEFTEGNLYFGDFNQDPSPVPKYIEVEHVVGRGLLHRGGQIHGALPIGSGQRWNLIVWMRCSAVRNQLCPMCHRKPQLVEAEGFGDGFTEPQVQEELPQPVSACALG
- the OGFOD2 gene encoding 2-oxoglutarate and iron-dependent oxygenase domain-containing protein 2 isoform X1, producing MSAGRPFRGCACFFTDNIFVRRFGLHVRYRDGPQLRRDHGRALRERGCRSEEQLREVLREVEAEVQRRKQLTHQSVERRAIISKCYKPKHPEVYTLQDSFLAPEFLEIERFCTSPAADLQGLLSYLESFSDKRIYRLPVFTEQFCQALVDELENFEQSDMPKGRPNTMNNYGVLLNELGMDEPFLTPLRERLRPITALLYPELGGACLDSHKAFVVKYSLHEDLDLSSHYDNAEVTLNVSLGKEFTEGNLYFGDFNQDPSPVPKYIEVEHVVGRGLLHRGGQIHGALPIGSGQRWNLIVWMRCSAVRNQLCPMCHRKPQLVEAEGFGDGFTEPQVQEELPQPVSACALG